In Brassica napus cultivar Da-Ae chromosome A3, Da-Ae, whole genome shotgun sequence, the sequence CAACAGAGGTAAGGAGATAGAACAAGCACTGGCTCAGCTAGGCTGCAGCCCGACTGTTCCTGTGGTGTTCATAGGAGCCCAACTCGTTGGTGGAGCCAATCAAGTCATGAGTCTTCATCTCAATCGCTCTCTCGTCCCAATGCTTAAGCGCGTTGGAGCGTTATGGGTTTGATTATAAACGCACACAATATTCTAATGTTTTGTAAGAACAAGatgaaactaaaaaaatgaGATCATCTATACATATATTTGAAGTAAGTCTATCTAAGTTTTGAGGAGATAATGAGTCTACCTATTTTTAAATCGTGCAATTATTGAAGTCagctaaaaaataataatatatctttCTAAAATTTCGGTGTTCAACCCGGATAAATATAAATAGTGCACCCGAATGGCTCAGTCCAATCGTACCTACAATCCAACATTCTCCTAATATGGTTACATAAATAAAcgatatttatatagaaaattttaaatagtaacCTTCACACAGTATCTGAATAACAACAATGGTATAATCGGAAagtgtttttcttttgcttaCAAATTTGGTAATCGGAAAGTTAGATCGGGGAAACATGCATGTGACATTGTGAAGCTAATAGTTCCGGTGTTGTATATTAACTCGTCCAAAGATTTTGTGAACTCGTTTTGTAAATCTCTGACGAAGATTTCGGCAACAGGCCACCCTCCTCCTTCCCACGAAATATCTAGGGACTTCATCTCTGTCCGCTATTGTTTTTAAGTTCGGTCTTCAGAGTTTTTAAGTTCGGTCTATCGACAACAACCAATCAGGTTGAGAACACAACACACAATATCTCAAAATCTTGACAAAATGGTGTTTAAGTCGTAATCAGAAACCTTAAAAGAACAAAACatttgtaggtcaattttgtgTTCCATTAAAGATTCATTACTTACATATTGtgtcattttaatataattcaatatcacacatgaaattAAGAGACATTAGATATTCTTTAATATGGTTTTCCGTTAaagattattttcatttattcatttttttatccTAACAaaattgtatatacaatatgTGCTTAATGAAATATCTAAGTACTAGATCACGATCCGCGCTTTGCGCGAGATggacattatatataaaaattattttatgtattatattttttatatattatgaagaaatatatattaaataattaaaagtcagtaactatttcatatataattaaattgctgtgaacatataaatcaattttattaatccaaacaattatTTGATAGAATATATGAGTCTAcctattaattttattaatttataatttaaaaaaaattaagttgtcaatgtttgtCCAAAGTTTTTACCAAAACAAATTgttcaaaatatgttttgaaattaaaatatttatgtatttaaaatgatatattttaatcttaatattaattagattatattatttacttatatgattttgtaatcatttatatttttttatatatataaatctattttaatcttaataatgatttaaattagatttttttacttatatggtTTTgcaatcatttgtattttgtcataagaaaaaattcaaactaTTGATCACCAAATTTGAATACGAGACTTTGgacagttttaataatttatactcattttttaaaattcaaaatttaacttatatagaaaaatctaatttttattatatggttaacgcagttgttttaatttattttaatttgttaaagtTAGTCAAATATGATAGCATATAcgctaatttttatcaaatatttattattcaaaattattaattatcatatatactttaggcagattaggtaattccgtaatttttatttaaaaaataataaaaaacataataatgtaTTTACTACATGTTTCTTCTTAAATAAGTTTATGTTCTGTCTTGCCATTAGCTAAACGGGTTCAGACTTTGTAGTTTAAACGCTTCTGtttaacttttattaaaaaCCGCAATCATCATTGAAATGTGAGTGACTGATGAATGGTGAAATCCTAATACTATTTTGTTTGAGTTGTATTAAAATAAACTACAATAATGATAGTAacacgcaaaaaaaaaatgattctaaacAAAACTGAATCCGAAAGAAATATTGAACTATTCGTACTTtagattttatgttttaaatctgaactagatttggacccgcacaaccgtgcgggtattttttttttttatatatattttacataattagaatatatttttaaagttacttatatatttaaatgtttatatataattattttaaatataacaattttatagttttcatgttgtaagttaattgattatttcaaatcatcacatatatttggtattttttattatatatattttaaaattattttttattcaattattatgatCCTGATCCGTAATTCAAAACGCTAACTTttctttatcaatatttttttatgtttattcatttaataaaataactatatatatatataacgtttaagataagttaattttatacatgaattatctaatttactaatgttaacccgttctaccaatatattatattaatttatcagtttaaaataattttatcttatttagttaaatacaatgttttattttaaaatgatagatattacTATAAAgtagtaaaatttgatataatttttttcattttataaaagataactgagtatatatatatatatatatattaatgtataataacattaatttcattactaattacaaaattagtgaaaatatttatatacagtttttgataattaagatattgttataatgtttttcaacaaatttgttaagaaaattaaatatatatatttatattttaaattaaaagatatcaaattatattatgatttaagtagttaaaagattatatattagcattaaggaaatacatttaatacaaattttaaatgatgatccaaataaaaatatcacacatgaaatgTGAGTTTGTTAACCAATCCGGGTTTTTAGGAGTCGATGTTATATTaggaatgatatattattaatctatattattagtaataaatgaatgataactGATTTTTAGCGAgagtccatttttaaaaaatcacacatgaatcaaagttgtgacttctattttaaaatatatcttttttaatatataagatatgttGTTGATTATGAATCTTATATATCATCAACGTTAGACCAGGAGTATTTTATGTAACAGCCTAGCTAAATAATCAGAAACGAATAAGAATAAGCTCAAATTAGTTTGATAATTTCATGTTATAGTTTGTTTTACGTTAGGTTTAGAGTTCAATAATAACTGCAGGGACTGCAATTTTATGAAGAAAGGTTAATAGCTATGCTATGTTGGTAGTGGGCTGATTAATTGTCCAAGAACGTCAGGAGCACTCGATCCCTCACGTAAAGAATCTAAACACTAACTGATAAATCAAAATAACTGTTTTGTTTAATCTTGCTGGAAAAGGGgaattaaatatattgttaggATTAGGTtatgcaaataaaaaataatgtaaataatattctagGAGAagatctattttaaaatatcacatGAAAAAAgttatgacttctgttttaatatataagatggatatccaaaaaaactcaaaatatcaatatatataaatatatatatatatataccaagcACACACTAAATTTCAAATAAGTACACAAAATACTCAAAAATTTCAATGAtacctaaaaaaaattatttatcataacaaaaaaattcaactttaTTATATGGCTTCATTCATTTCAGcttttgttagaaaaaaaataatgcagTATACCTTTATGTATCATTTGACGGGAATTAGGCCCAACCCAAAATGTTTGCATACCTTAAATGGAAAACCCAATAAAGCAATGGAACGATCGTagattagtatatatatttacataccAACTACCATAGTTTCTCAATTTGGTCTagtgtttatttatattttatggttGAACAATTTCTCTGTTATAAATTACACAGCAGCATGAGTGTGAAGACCGTTGACCAATGAATAAAAGGTTTCTACAAAATGTCCTTTTTGCCCCTTTGGATTCGTCGTTACTCCCCTCCAACTTCCATCTCAAAAGTAAAGCTTTCTTGATCCACAAGCTTTCAGAATCTACCGACCTCTTTCTCACGAACTCATTGCAAAGTTCAATTCTCAAACTTGGCTTCGCGAGCGACACATTCACAATAAATCGCCTCATAAACAGCTATGTTAAGCTCAGAGAAACCAACACTGCACGCAAGctgttcgacgaaatgcctgaaccaaacGTCGTTTCCTGGACTTCGGTTATCTCCGGTTTTAACGACACGGGTCAACCTCAAACTGCTCTGTCTATGTTCCAGAAAATGTATCAAGACAAATCCGTAGCTCCCAATGAGTTCACGTACGCGAGTGTCTTCAAAGCCTGCTCTGCTTTGGCAGAATCAAGAATCGGGAAAAGCATCCACGCCCGTCTCGAGATGTCCGGGCGGAGAAGCAACACCGTGGTGAGCTCCTCTCTTCTTGACATGTATGGCAAATGCAACGACGTGGAAACCGCTAGACGGGTTTTCGAGTCAATGATTGGGTGTGGGAGAAACGTTGTCTCTTGGACATCGATGATCACTGCTTACGCGCAGAACGCTCGTGGACATGAAGCTATTGAGTTGTTTAGAACATTCAACGCTGATACGACGTCGTTGGATAGACCGAATCAGTTTATGCTGGCTAGTGTTATTAGTGCCTGCTCTAGTTTAGGTAGGCTACAATGGGGTAAAGTTGCTCACGGTGTAGTTACTCATGGTGGTTATGAAACGAACCATGTGGTTGCCACGTCGCTTCTAGATATGTACGCGAAGTGTGGGTCTTTAAGCTGTGCAGAGAAGATCTTCTTGAGGATTAGCCGTCACTCTGTGATCTCGTACACGTCTATGATCATGGCAAAGGCAAAGCACGGACTTGGAGAAGCCGCGCTTCAGCTTTTCGACGAGATGGTTGCGAAGAGAATAAGGCCTAACTATGTAACGTTACTCGCCGTGTTACACTCTTGTAGCCATTCGGGTTTAGTCGCTGAAGGCCTAGGGTACTTGAACTCAATGGTTGAGAAGTACGGTGTGGTTCCTGATCCGAGGCATTACACTTGTGTTGTTGACATGCTTGGAAGATTTGGCCGTGTTGATGAGGCTTACGAAATGGCGAAAACTATAGAAGTTGGAGCAGAGCAAGGTGCGCTCTTGTGGGGAGCTCTTCTCTCAGCTGGTAGGTTGCATGGAAGAGTTGATATTGTTTGCGACGCTAGCAAACGGTTAATACAATCGAATCAGCAGGTGACGAGCGCGTACGTTGCATTATCTAATGCTTATGCTGTAGCTGGAGGATGGGAAGATTCAGAGTCTCTTCGTTTAGAGATGAGACGTGGCGGAAATGTGAAAGAGCGAGCTTGTAGCTGGATTGAGATTAAGGATTCGGTTTATGCTTTTCACGCTGGGGATTTGTCGTGTGATGAGAGTGGTGAGGTTGTGAGGTTTATGAAGGATCTGGagaagagaatgaaggagagAGGACACAGGGGAAGTAGTAGTATGATGACAAGTTCATCGGTTTTTGTTGATGTTGATGAAGAAGCTAAAGAGGAAATTGTGAGTTTGCATTGTGAGAGATTGGCTTTAGCCTTTGGATTGATACATTTGCCTGAAGGATCGACGATTAGGATTATGAACAACTTGAGGATGTGCAGAGATTGTCATGAGGCTTTCAAGCTGATCAGTGGGATTGTGGGGAGGGAAATTGTTGTTAGAGATGTGAATAGGTTTCATTGCTTTAAGGATGGATCTTGTATTTGCCGTGATTTTTGGTGAATttctttaacatttttttttaacttttttgttcTTTATCCACGTGACCTTGCGGATTTTctttaatactaaaatattttaggttatacaataaaatatgtcaataaattaatttaatttagtgttatatattatttaattttataataatatttgtgtgACGTATAATATTACTactataaaatttctaaactttgtattaacaaaatttattttgaaaacattattatgtaaaaatattgatttacataaattttattttatttttaaatttgaaatatatatgaaaattaaattaagttgAACCTACATAATAGAGAATTTGGTATATAGTGATTAATTAAACCAATTTagtatagatgtttaaataataaaaataaaccgAATTGGCTTTTAATTCAAGTGAATACACATACGTTAATAACAATAGACTAAAGTCTTGTATATACGATACGAATAAagatcaaatgtttcatctatgAAGGGAAGAGTAAATTAATTGTATTAAATGGTAAAAACATTTAAAGGTATAGCTTccaagtgatataaattaaacaaaaaataacatatgaaataaatcataatttatgtgctaaataaataaaatattttatttttaaattagaaatagaaatgaatatttctttttaaaacatctttaaaaatatttcttaaatttaattttgaaaattaattcaatttaaaattattattttcattaaaatattattaaaagtattttatataattattaatatttccttacaatcaaaaataaactaaaatttagtttctaattatactttatgataattaaaaaatttaaacaactaatttcgaaaatacattttaaaaagattctaaaatatacttgaaagattttgttagacatTTCTTTAAgatgtttattattatttcgaatgacataaagatattaaaagaaattatattatgtaaaatttaataaattttctagaGATTGTCCAAAtataaaaatcacacatgaaagaagtcacgacttctattttaatagtacaGATGTAAAAGCCTCATAGCGCCACcgagagaaataaaataaataataaaaatatttttaaaaacaaatgaaatgTAAAGAAGGTAATCACAAAATAGCTAACTTTAAAAGTACTCCCGAAAATattgcatttttaaattatttaaatatctttgTGACCCATATTGAATTAATTGAaatatatctctataatatttaatgaaaattaaagTTTAAATTATATGATTAAATTATCGTTGGAAGCaatatatttaacaaaattgttttaatattcTATCATAATTAAATGATAATGGCAGAAAATGTAATATTCAAAGAAAATTAAGAACACTTTTAAAAGGTatcccaaaagaaaaaaaactgaatattctAAAACAAACGTTGAGGATAAAATCAATTAATCAATATAACCATTAGTGTTgaacataatatatttagtttGTATAGATTCAGATATCTTTTGAATGCATGTATATATCATTAAAAAGGATACAAACCTATCCAAAGAAGATCAAATGGGatatactaattattttttaataatcatAAATAAAGAAGTAActgtattgttttaaaaaaggcggtaaaattttcaaaagaagaATTCAAACATCAAAAGAAGGCAAAGAAGAATCGCCCACTTCATGGGCTCCACTCTAGTTTTATGTACATAATatgaatatcaaaattttaatatataaaaataaacaatggAGTGACCAAAAAgtgaacaaaataaattagtgTGAATGGATAGTAACTTGTAGAAATTCATTCATTTATACACCATGTCATTATCTTAACTATTCACAACTTATGATTCTTTCTTttgaagaagacaaaaaaaCGCAGATGAAGCTTTtagctcaaaaaaaaattagttttttattcGTAGGTAAAAAATCTACTAAATCTCCCACTTTATGGGGTCTCCACTCTAGTTTTATTATGTACATAGTATGCatatcaattttttaatatataaaaataaataatggaATGACCAAAAAGTGAACAAAAGAAATTAGTGCGAATGGATGGTTATAAAAGAATGAATTTCTACAAGTTACCATCCATTCACAGAATGAATTTGAAAAGAATGAATCACAATTCACTATCTTCATGATTCATTCTTTTAATCACAACTTATGATTCTTTGAGTTTTATGTTTTCGAGTTTCCTTTCGATTGAATAATTTCTCTTGGTACTTTTAGAAGATTTTTTACCtatgaaaaaaactaatttttcttTGAGGTAAAAGCTTCATCTGTgttttcttgtcttctttcaaAAGAATGAATCATAAGTTGTGAATCTTGAATCGTTCTTTTAATCACAACTTATGATTCATTATTTTGAAGAAGACAAGAAAACGCAGATGAAGCTTTagctcaaagaaaaaaaattcgtaGGTAAAAAATCTACTAAAAGTACCAAGAGAAATTATTCAACCGAAAGAAAACTTGAAAACATAAAACTCTAGAAATGGTTAACACTGAATCTTTCAAAATGGCCATGTTGATTCTTTCTgaatacccaaaaaaaatttatcatagtaaatacccaatttttttattgtttacagtATAACTAATCAAATTGATGTATAAAATACACTCAAGTTGACTTCAGAAATTACATACCAAACTGCTATATATTCAACTCCTTTTATAATGTTTCTTAACTTTTCGTTTTCATAGACCTGATCTCATAGACCCGATCAGATCAGTTACTGACATATATACGGCCctctcatttttaaatattctaTGTAATTTCATTGGTTAATCCAAGGAGCTCATAAGTGGACCTTCGTTTCCAGTTGCGTTATTAAATCTTAAACGTAAGATTTTAGAATAGTAGTATACAAGCTACCGTTAAAACATAGTTGTTCATTGTGATAGCATCAGAAGATGTCCAcataaattgtatataaatatcatTGTTTGGTTCAGCACATAACAAAACACAAGAGTTCAGCAAAAAAATGTCTGCCCGAGAGAATGTAAGTCTCAAGCTCAAAATCATATGAAGTTGATGACTCTCCCTGTTAAAGTCAAAGGAGAAACCGAGGCAAAGCTGAGCCTCTCGTACCGGTTTAAACGGGAACTAGCTGGTAATAATATCTATCCTTCTCTGTCAGATTACTCGTCCGCGTTTCGTTATCCAACCGTGGATTCAGGAAGATCATGTCCGAACGTCCTTATTAATCCGCTGCAGTTTCAAATCCCCGTGACAAAACTGACACTAGAACTCGTGATCAAAATGGCCAAGGACATAAAAGACGTAAGCTGGATCCACGGTATGGACATGTACGCTTCGGTTAGTGTCCGTGAAGGAACAATAATTAAGCACAGGAGCAATACTTCTATTGCTTTCGGTGTCTACAAAGACCCGATATGGGACCATGCCATTAGGTTCTCCCTAGACGAGTCATTAGCTCGAGGGGGGCGATTGACCCTTTTCGTGCAACTGATTAACCACCGGACTATCCGGGGTGATAAGGAAATGGGAAAAGTGGAAGTCCCGGTTCATGAGCTTTTAAGTTCATATATGCCGTCTACTTTAGTTAACGGAATGATGATGGTGACTCGCGATGTGATTGGTCCGTCTGGGAAAGTCGGAACATTGAGTTTCAGTTATAGGTTTCTTAATGAACAAGAAGCTACGATTCCTCCGACTCCACTTCAACCTACAACTCCGACGACTCCACCAACCACAACGCCCCAACCATTTATCATATATGTACCCATCCCACATCAGTCATTTGGGTTACCAAACCAAGTTAATGGAGCCTCGCCTTACGGGGCAGGTATACATCCAGTTTATATACAGCCGTCTTATCAGTCACACGGACACCAACAATTTCCAACTATGCCGCCACATTAGCCACAGCAGACAATGTGCAAAACCAACAGTGAAGCCACAAAGAAAAGATGGAAAAGTTGTAGCAGGAGACATAACTTCTCTAAAACTTTGGCTTTTTGGCAAGTACTAACTtcatttctttttgttgtttggTTTACTTTGTTCATGTGGTATTTAAAtgggaaaattggaaaaatgggACACTTTGAACTTTTATTTGTCACAATAGGATTTCTGATATTTTGGACAATTCTGGACATATTTTACccttttttaatagaaaaaatagtaaactgaattttaaaaatgttaaaaaatatcaaaactattggaaacataagtatgacaatatatatgtttaaattgtttttttttttaaaatgaatcatattttatttcatcttcTAGCTACAGTTATAATACTCATTCTGGTCATCTACTTAGTCTAGAATTCGGCTACTAATgtttatacatagatatatctTTGGTATACAACGTAACCtatcttttcttatatattctaacCAAAGCTAGGTTACGTtacgttataatcaagaaagatgtctTTCTTATACCTTTAGCTTGGTTACGACATGTAGCCACAATGCGTTGATATACCCTATCTATATTTGGAGCCATGATGTGGTCTGCCTTTTACCTTATGTGGCGCCTAGGGAAGAATATGTTTCACATCTACTCTACTGTGTTCTGACTTACATAGGTTATACATTCTACAGGAAATccgaaaaatatggaaacttccataatcggttaaagatgtttcctaaatctaaactaaatcttcCCTAAATATCTCCAAGAATATTTTCTCCCACGTTTTTCTCCTTCTCCCACGATCTTTTGTCGTCgttctttgtgtttctctcttcttcatcgacataatcatctctcttttctctatcaATACAACATGGTTCTAATCTATGTCAAATCGGGTGAATGGATGTGTAGTCGCGGTGATGACTGGAGTTTCGTGGTAGACAAAGAAAGGCGTGGTCGAATGGTAACATTAGCAACTACTACTACGTTGAAGCAGCTCAAGATAATGGTGTGTGAGGATTATGGGGTGGACCATAATGCCATTAATGCCGAGTTCAGTTATTCGTTGTTGAATCAAAAAGGGAATCCTCCTATTATTATCACCAATGATCGGCAAGCATCTAATTTTGTGGGCTATGCAAAGAGGGAATCGTCTACTACCTTGTGTGTGATGTTCTCTGTTTCCGGTGTAAATCAAAAGGAACGAGTCAATATCGATTTGAATAAGGAGCCTTGCGATTCAAGTaatgttgaggatgaagaagttccTGAGATAAATCGAGCAGAGTTTGTCAAGCCGTCAAAGGAGTCTTTTGTTAAAAGAACGAATCATGTCGCTGCAGATGGTTGCGGTCCTTTAAGGAGTGAAAACATTGAACTTTTTCAAAACAATGGAGACAGTGATAAGGATGGTCGAGCTTGGAGAGGAGACTTCGTGAAGAAGGATCAAATTTTCACAAGTAAAGGGGTTCTGAAGGCAACAATGGAAATTTTAGCGATGAAGAATAATTTCGATTACACTGTTATCAAATCCACGAGAAAATGGTGGTATATTCGATGTAAAGATGCATTGTGCAACTGGACTGTGCGTGCAGAAGGAATAGATGGGTCTACATATTTCATGATCAACCAATGTGATGGAAGACATTCATGTGCTCCTTCAAAGAAAAGGAAATTCGGAAAAACAGCATCAGCAAGAACAATTGGGACTCTGATACAACATCGATTTGATGATGCAAACGATGGCCCAAAACCGAATGACATCATTCAATTTATGAGAATGGAGCATAGTTGTGAGATTACTTATTGGCACGCTTGGGAAGCTCGTGAGTTTGCTATTGCAGCTGCTAGAGGTATACCAGATCGCAGTTACTCTAAAATACCAGCATATCTGCATATGATTAAAGAAGCAAATCCTGGTACGCATACTCACTATGAAACTAATGAGAAGGGAAGATTCATGTATCTATTTATGTCATTTGGGCAATCAGTTAGAGGATTCTACAATGCAATGCGAAGGGTGATTGTTGTTGACGGaacttttctgaaaaataaatacaaagggACACTTCTTGTTGCTACTGCTGTAGATGGTAACTCTAATTTGTATCCGATTGCATTTGGGGTTGTTGATTCAGAGAATGACGATTCTTGGGGGTGGTTCTTCAGACAGTTGAAAGTGGTTATTGCTGATTGTCAAGACCTAGCTTTTGTCTCAGATAGAAATGCGTCTATTTCTAAAGCTATTGGGACTGTCTACCCTCGATCAGCACATGGAATTTGCATTCATCACTTATTGACCAATGTGGTCTCATTTTTCAAGACAAAAGGATTGACTGCGTTGGTAGAAAAGGCTTCACGGGCATATAGATACACTGAATTTCAAGAACGTATCACCGAAATTTTTGATATGAGTCCTGAGCTTGGAAGATATCTACGGGAGGCTGATGTGCGCAAATGGGCTCGTTCTCTCTTCCCTGGTTCCAGGTATGACATTAGGACCACGAACCCTGCAGAGTCTATAA encodes:
- the LOC106419174 gene encoding monothiol glutaredoxin-S4-like, which encodes MEKLQKMVSEKPVVIFSKNSCCMSHTIKTLFVDFGVNPTIYELDEINRGKEIEQALAQLGCSPTVPVVFIGAQLVGGANQVMSLHLNRSLVPMLKRVGALWV
- the LOC106442465 gene encoding protein SRC2-like — protein: MTLPVKVKGETEAKLSLSYRFKRELAGNNIYPSLSDYSSAFRYPTVDSGRSCPNVLINPLQFQIPVTKLTLELVIKMAKDIKDVSWIHGMDMYASVSVREGTIIKHRSNTSIAFGVYKDPIWDHAIRFSLDESLARGGRLTLFVQLINHRTIRGDKEMGKVEVPVHELLSSYMPSTLVNGMMMVTRDVIGPSGKVGTLSFSYRFLNEQEATIPPTPLQPTTPTTPPTTTPQPFIIYVPIPHQSFGLPNQVNGASPYGAGIHPVYIQPSYQSHGHQQFPTMPPH
- the LOC106354927 gene encoding uncharacterized protein LOC106354927, whose protein sequence is MVLIYVKSGEWMCSRGDDWSFVVDKERRGRMVTLATTTTLKQLKIMVCEDYGVDHNAINAEFSYSLLNQKGNPPIIITNDRQASNFVGYAKRESSTTLCVMFSVSGVNQKERVNIDLNKEPCDSSNVEDEEVPEINRAEFVKPSKESFVKRTNHVAADGCGPLRSENIELFQNNGDSDKDGRAWRGDFVKKDQIFTSKGVLKATMEILAMKNNFDYTVIKSTRKWWYIRCKDALCNWTVRAEGIDGSTYFMINQCDGRHSCAPSKKRKFGKTASARTIGTLIQHRFDDANDGPKPNDIIQFMRMEHSCEITYWHAWEAREFAIAAARGIPDRSYSKIPAYLHMIKEANPGTHTHYETNEKGRFMYLFMSFGQSVRGFYNAMRRVIVVDGTFLKNKYKGTLLVATAVDGNSNLYPIAFGVVDSENDDSWGWFFRQLKVVIADCQDLAFVSDRNASISKAIGTVYPRSAHGICIHHLLTNVVSFFKTKGLTALVEKASRAYRYTEFQERITEIFDMSPELGRYLREADVRKWARSLFPGSRYDIRTTNPAESINSVLRIPREYPVIPLLDSIRELLTRWFYERRLLSSKHLDPLTAKVERKIDRRIVKAKGFQVYKVDNFRSVVKGDIYDCHVDLERRTCTCGKYDIGKIPCRHAIPAIYSRGMEVHRFTDALYSTAAWRTAYADSINPIAVVESEWNVPAEVKLAKVLPPKTRKSAGRPVKRRYESVEDKIASSQGSKKNKKHKCSRCGTEGHKRGTCDLPI
- the LOC106444329 gene encoding pentatricopeptide repeat-containing protein At4g15720-like — encoded protein: MNKRFLQNVLFAPLDSSLLPSNFHLKSKAFLIHKLSESTDLFLTNSLQSSILKLGFASDTFTINRLINSYVKLRETNTARKLFDEMPEPNVVSWTSVISGFNDTGQPQTALSMFQKMYQDKSVAPNEFTYASVFKACSALAESRIGKSIHARLEMSGRRSNTVVSSSLLDMYGKCNDVETARRVFESMIGCGRNVVSWTSMITAYAQNARGHEAIELFRTFNADTTSLDRPNQFMLASVISACSSLGRLQWGKVAHGVVTHGGYETNHVVATSLLDMYAKCGSLSCAEKIFLRISRHSVISYTSMIMAKAKHGLGEAALQLFDEMVAKRIRPNYVTLLAVLHSCSHSGLVAEGLGYLNSMVEKYGVVPDPRHYTCVVDMLGRFGRVDEAYEMAKTIEVGAEQGALLWGALLSAGRLHGRVDIVCDASKRLIQSNQQVTSAYVALSNAYAVAGGWEDSESLRLEMRRGGNVKERACSWIEIKDSVYAFHAGDLSCDESGEVVRFMKDLEKRMKERGHRGSSSMMTSSSVFVDVDEEAKEEIVSLHCERLALAFGLIHLPEGSTIRIMNNLRMCRDCHEAFKLISGIVGREIVVRDVNRFHCFKDGSCICRDFW